The Candidatus Atribacteria bacterium ADurb.Bin276 sequence GTGTCAACTTAGTAACCAGAGGTCAGAGGGTTAATCAGAGCGATCCGATAGCACGAGTGGGTTCAACGGGCAATGCTACTGGTAATCACTGTCACTTTGAGATTCGTCAAAAAGGAACTGCAATTAACCCAATGAGTCAGCTGAGAAAATAATTGATGAATCGAAACCATGCTTTAGCAATGCTTAAAAAATATTTAAACAACCAGAATTTATTAAAACATTGTTTAGCCTGTGAAGCAATTATGAAGGACCTGGCACCTCTTTATAATCAAAACCTTGAAGAGTGGGCTTTGGTTGGACTACTGCACGATATAGATTATGAAATCACTAAAAATTGTCCCGAATCTCATGGTTTAGAAGGGGCTCGGATATTGAGCGAAGTTGGTTATTCCGATAACATTGTTGCTGCGTTACGTTCCCACAATCCTGCAACTGGCCATGTTCCGAATAGTATTTTAGAAAAGGCATTATTCGCGGTAGACCCAGTTAGTGGGTTTATTGTTGCCTGTGCTCTGATACATCCCAATCGTTCGCTCAGCGAATTGGATCTTGATTTTCTTATGAATCGCTTCAAAGAAAAAAGCTTTGCGCGAGGTGCCGACCGTAACCAAATCCAAAGCTGCAACAATCTGCAGTTAAGCTTGAATGAATTTTTATTGATTGCCTTGCAGGCTATGCAAAAAATATCACCTCAATTGGGTTTATAAGCCATATTTTTCCCTCACTTAAAATTTATACCCTCGTACTCTTGACAATCAGTTTATCAAGTTTTATACTTTTAAATGTCAAAGTCAAACAACATCAAAGAAAGGTATGGTGATAATTGTGTACCGTTTTGATTCTTTTCGTGATTTAACTCTTTTACAGGATAGGATAAATCGACTATTTGATGACAGTATGGTTCGACATGAAAGACAACCTTCACCGAATGAAGCTTGGGTTCCAATGGTAGACATAACCGAAGATGAGAATGAAATTGTTCTTTGGGTAGATCTACCAGGAGTAAGTCAAAAAGAGGTTGATATCATAATTAACGGTGATCAACTTACCCTAAAAGGTGAAAAG is a genomic window containing:
- a CDS encoding phosphodiesterase — translated: MNRNHALAMLKKYLNNQNLLKHCLACEAIMKDLAPLYNQNLEEWALVGLLHDIDYEITKNCPESHGLEGARILSEVGYSDNIVAALRSHNPATGHVPNSILEKALFAVDPVSGFIVACALIHPNRSLSELDLDFLMNRFKEKSFARGADRNQIQSCNNLQLSLNEFLLIALQAMQKISPQLGL
- the hspA_2 gene encoding Spore protein SP21, producing the protein MVIIVYRFDSFRDLTLLQDRINRLFDDSMVRHERQPSPNEAWVPMVDITEDENEIVLWVDLPGVSQKEVDIIINGDQLTLKGEKKFDQTNQRKYLRRERLVGPFSRTFQLNLPVETEEISAAYRNGVLEIHLPKPAESKPRKVSIQTE